A region of Pyxidicoccus parkwaysis DNA encodes the following proteins:
- a CDS encoding ATP-dependent helicase HrpB, whose protein sequence is MTSPMTGVPPAQPLPAQQQVAAVEKQGESRFDGVLADKARDLGSPAVQTVHAVEEVARTERPVLNAVTNVVHALEQGQRDLDRIIQAASSGKPFSNAELLSLQASMYRYTQELDLVSRVVEKATTGLKDVVKTQV, encoded by the coding sequence ATGACGAGCCCGATGACTGGAGTTCCTCCCGCGCAGCCCCTGCCCGCGCAGCAGCAGGTCGCGGCGGTGGAGAAGCAGGGTGAGTCGCGGTTCGACGGGGTGCTCGCGGACAAGGCACGCGACCTCGGCTCGCCCGCCGTGCAGACGGTGCACGCGGTGGAGGAGGTGGCCCGCACGGAGCGGCCCGTGCTCAACGCCGTCACGAATGTCGTGCACGCGCTGGAGCAGGGGCAGCGGGACTTGGACCGCATCATCCAGGCGGCGAGCTCCGGCAAGCCGTTCTCCAACGCGGAGCTGCTGTCGCTCCAGGCGTCCATGTATCGCTACACGCAGGAGCTGGACCTGGTGAGTCGGGTGGTGGAGAAGGCGACCACGGGACTGAAGGACGTGGTCAAGACGCAGGTGTAG
- a CDS encoding ribosomal maturation YjgA family protein, giving the protein MNRHSTQAPSPLRVRVTALVLALLVLVLGLASRSKSIPWPTFFAEYAGDTLWALLVFLLLRFVAPTRPVLHVAAAALAFSFAVELSQLYQAPWLNAVRRTLPGRLVLGAGFLWSDLVCYTVGVLVGLALSAALRLRAATPAS; this is encoded by the coding sequence ATGAACCGTCATTCCACCCAAGCACCCTCGCCGCTCCGGGTGCGCGTCACCGCGCTGGTGCTGGCATTGCTCGTGTTGGTGCTGGGACTCGCCTCGCGCTCGAAGTCGATACCGTGGCCGACGTTCTTCGCCGAGTACGCGGGTGACACACTGTGGGCGCTGCTGGTGTTCCTGCTGCTGCGCTTCGTGGCCCCCACGCGCCCCGTCCTCCACGTGGCCGCGGCGGCCCTGGCCTTCTCCTTCGCCGTCGAGCTCAGCCAGCTCTATCAAGCGCCCTGGCTGAACGCGGTGCGCAGGACGCTGCCGGGCCGGCTGGTGCTCGGCGCGGGATTCCTGTGGAGCGACCTCGTCTGCTACACGGTCGGCGTGCTCGTGGGACTCGCCCTGAGCGCCGCACTGCGACTGCGCGCGGCTACACCTGCGTCTTGA
- a CDS encoding LuxR C-terminal-related transcriptional regulator, which translates to MKCSLGTVKKHLQRVFDKLGVSSRAALLHHAVRKR; encoded by the coding sequence TTGAAGTGCTCGCTGGGCACGGTGAAGAAGCACCTCCAGCGTGTCTTCGACAAGCTGGGCGTGTCCAGCCGCGCCGCGCTCCTGCACCATGCGGTGCGGAAGCGGTAG
- a CDS encoding helix-turn-helix domain-containing protein → MHRRFGDHVRKLRNSRELTQENLAERSDLSVDAIRRIERGSFSPSLDTLGKLSVGLDVSLKTLFQGFERERTDAVAEICDFLAHRSGREVQRAWRVIQALFEEH, encoded by the coding sequence TTGCACCGGCGGTTCGGCGACCACGTACGCAAGCTGAGGAACTCACGCGAGCTCACACAAGAGAATCTGGCCGAGCGCAGTGACCTCTCCGTCGACGCCATCCGCCGCATCGAACGAGGCTCGTTCTCGCCATCACTCGACACACTGGGCAAGCTGTCGGTGGGCCTGGACGTGTCGCTGAAGACGCTCTTCCAGGGCTTCGAGCGCGAGCGCACCGATGCCGTGGCGGAGATTTGCGACTTCCTCGCCCACCGCTCGGGCCGGGAGGTGCAGCGCGCCTGGCGCGTCATCCAGGCCCTGTTCGAGGAGCACTGA
- a CDS encoding GDSL-type esterase/lipase family protein: MTHSEVRWRRAWLPVLACGLLAACEIGSEPRRLTPTSIPPAEPARDIPPTSAPVAVRDAAPVPAAAPGHDASPTAASTTAREAVSARVMPARLPRTQALQELAERLGAPGTRVDDPCVAPDGDGCARTALGPFFDALDALSVGRASGPTVIEAFGNSLIAGDRIVDILRDDLGAAFGSAGRGLLLVDRMAPYGGRSRTSHSASGWQPRTLGELRAPPLPFGITGVYHVATTAKARGRFHLDGEPKGTLWWLDVPKGGALTVSSGGQVLAKTEPTGDGAAHATHFELPAGATSFDVVAEQKGAVVQGVVLQQARPGIILDMLGVPSADAGLYARVDDAMLRAQLTEREPKLMLFFLGGNESKRLEWKRMDVAKLRADLQTLLRRARAAAPASACMVVGPMDAVSDTHGKAQTFKQRPFLESVVSAEREIATAEGCAFFDTFTAMGGAGSLARFYKAGFMHDDLVHPRGRGLDLLGHLVTDALLRAWVETPPGAGRVAALSPGTGSKTLQPAPTAEAAP, encoded by the coding sequence ATGACGCATTCGGAAGTCCGGTGGAGGAGGGCGTGGCTCCCCGTCCTGGCCTGTGGCCTGCTGGCCGCCTGTGAAATCGGGTCGGAGCCGCGACGCCTCACGCCCACATCCATCCCGCCGGCTGAGCCCGCGCGCGACATTCCGCCCACCTCGGCCCCCGTCGCCGTGCGTGATGCCGCGCCTGTTCCGGCTGCCGCGCCCGGGCACGATGCTTCGCCCACGGCGGCGTCCACCACCGCACGCGAAGCTGTGTCCGCCAGGGTGATGCCTGCTCGCCTGCCCCGTACGCAGGCGCTCCAGGAACTGGCGGAGCGGCTCGGGGCTCCCGGTACCCGGGTGGATGACCCATGCGTGGCTCCGGACGGAGACGGCTGCGCGCGTACGGCGCTCGGTCCCTTCTTCGACGCACTGGATGCACTGTCGGTGGGCCGCGCCTCGGGCCCCACCGTCATCGAGGCCTTCGGCAACTCGCTGATCGCCGGCGACCGCATCGTCGACATCCTCCGTGACGACCTCGGCGCGGCCTTCGGAAGCGCGGGCCGTGGGCTGCTGCTGGTGGACCGCATGGCGCCCTACGGAGGGCGGAGCCGCACCAGTCACAGCGCCAGCGGGTGGCAGCCGCGCACGCTGGGAGAGCTGCGCGCGCCTCCGCTGCCCTTCGGCATCACCGGCGTGTACCACGTGGCCACCACCGCGAAGGCTCGCGGCCGCTTCCACCTGGACGGCGAGCCGAAGGGCACGCTGTGGTGGCTCGACGTGCCGAAGGGCGGCGCGCTCACCGTGTCCAGCGGCGGGCAGGTGCTCGCGAAGACGGAGCCCACGGGCGACGGCGCCGCGCACGCCACGCACTTCGAGCTGCCCGCCGGTGCCACGTCGTTCGACGTGGTGGCCGAGCAGAAGGGCGCGGTGGTGCAGGGCGTGGTGCTCCAGCAGGCACGCCCCGGCATCATCCTGGACATGCTCGGCGTGCCCTCCGCGGACGCGGGCCTCTACGCGCGCGTGGACGACGCCATGCTCCGCGCGCAGCTCACCGAGCGCGAGCCGAAGCTGATGCTCTTCTTCCTCGGAGGCAACGAGTCCAAGCGGCTCGAGTGGAAGCGCATGGACGTGGCGAAGCTCCGCGCGGACCTCCAGACGCTGCTGCGCCGAGCTCGCGCGGCGGCCCCGGCCAGCGCCTGCATGGTGGTGGGGCCCATGGACGCGGTGAGCGACACGCACGGCAAGGCGCAGACCTTCAAGCAGCGCCCCTTCCTGGAGTCCGTCGTGAGCGCCGAGCGCGAAATCGCCACCGCCGAGGGCTGCGCCTTCTTCGACACCTTCACCGCCATGGGCGGCGCGGGCTCGCTGGCGCGCTTCTACAAGGCGGGCTTCATGCACGATGACCTCGTGCACCCGCGTGGCCGGGGATTGGACCTGCTCGGCCACCTCGTCACGGACGCGCTGCTGCGTGCCTGGGTGGAGACTCCGCCCGGTGCCGGCCGCGTGGCCGCCCTGTCGCCCGGGACAGGTTCAAAGACTCTCCAGCCCGCCCCCACCGCGGAGGCCGCGCCATGA
- a CDS encoding serine hydrolase domain-containing protein → MSATTLKSLVAAVLLLVGPVTAWAAPRNAPVCEPVGAEGTPREFPPEAQRALDAIVRSELSQGPVASMSVGVTRGDQRWVCAYGQRDIARRLPATPRTTYRMASITKSFTAVAVLQLVEQGKLNLDADISTLVPSYPHKQWPVTVHDLLGHLSGVPTYDGLSSSNNVKAVSTQEAIAMFADKPLAFEPRTRYLYSTWGFNLLGAAVESASGQSYRDYLREHVFKPAGMEHADLDITATRDEHQAVGYRVVGGVLKPSRFLDVSSRFGGGGTRATVGDMLGFGHAVLANSLVSRETMGRMQASMATTDGRLTDYGMGFATYPLRGHYLVAHAGGQPETTTLLVMFPAEDTVIALATNVEGEAKRLRRLSIRLMEQVLEDGVTRRDAHLADAVDAVVYEGLGRIASYGLAYYQWATHGPGSMPADEDVPGAFARVSDLLDRKEIAKDPRAALERIKGAHDPRMGSVFIRVGAQMARTLEKAHGAERLRTYPAEGPLSFFSDYLAACDAQNLPDTERFGGPLREDLLRFVASWKRAEVPALRRERLDEMKNPERHWPAMREAAARAPELRPDYSDELLRIADGYALRKKSAERLRWLELAVELQPRSVDARVALAQALLAAKRDDEVLPHLREALATPQGSLTLTPGGLLKRVGEAESPQVGLGLLRAGVALHPDSPELWEALAKREGAQGHKAEAKAAARQARRARELAPSPTQSASRAAAERGSNGPVPDDHGLVRPRQQAP, encoded by the coding sequence ATGAGCGCCACCACCTTGAAGTCCCTGGTCGCCGCCGTCCTGCTGCTCGTCGGGCCCGTCACCGCATGGGCGGCGCCGCGCAACGCGCCGGTGTGCGAGCCCGTCGGCGCCGAGGGCACTCCGCGCGAGTTCCCTCCCGAGGCCCAGCGCGCGCTGGACGCCATCGTCCGCTCCGAGCTGTCTCAGGGCCCCGTGGCGAGCATGTCCGTGGGCGTCACTCGGGGCGACCAGCGCTGGGTATGCGCCTATGGCCAGCGGGACATCGCCCGCCGCCTGCCCGCGACGCCTCGCACCACGTACCGCATGGCGTCCATCACCAAGTCCTTCACGGCGGTGGCGGTGCTCCAGTTGGTGGAGCAGGGGAAGCTGAACCTGGACGCGGACATCAGCACGCTGGTGCCGTCCTATCCGCACAAGCAGTGGCCCGTCACCGTGCACGATTTGCTGGGCCACCTGAGCGGCGTGCCCACGTATGACGGCCTTTCGTCGAGCAACAACGTGAAGGCGGTGAGCACGCAGGAAGCCATCGCCATGTTCGCGGACAAGCCGCTCGCCTTCGAGCCGCGCACCCGCTACCTCTACAGCACGTGGGGCTTCAACCTGCTCGGCGCGGCGGTGGAGTCGGCGTCCGGCCAGTCCTACCGCGACTACCTGCGCGAGCACGTCTTCAAGCCCGCGGGCATGGAGCACGCGGACCTGGACATCACCGCCACGCGCGACGAGCACCAGGCCGTGGGCTACCGCGTGGTGGGCGGCGTGCTGAAGCCCTCGCGCTTCCTGGACGTGTCCAGCCGCTTCGGCGGTGGTGGCACGCGCGCCACGGTGGGGGACATGCTCGGCTTTGGCCACGCGGTGCTGGCGAACTCGCTGGTGTCCCGCGAGACGATGGGCCGCATGCAGGCGTCCATGGCCACCACGGACGGGCGCCTCACCGACTACGGCATGGGCTTCGCCACGTACCCGCTGCGCGGCCACTACCTCGTGGCGCACGCGGGCGGCCAGCCGGAGACGACGACGCTGCTGGTGATGTTCCCCGCCGAGGACACGGTGATTGCCCTGGCCACCAACGTGGAGGGCGAGGCGAAGCGGCTGCGCCGCCTGTCCATCCGGTTGATGGAGCAGGTGCTGGAGGACGGCGTCACGCGGCGCGACGCGCACCTGGCGGACGCGGTGGACGCGGTGGTGTACGAGGGCCTGGGCCGCATCGCCAGCTATGGGCTCGCCTACTACCAGTGGGCCACGCATGGGCCGGGCTCGATGCCGGCGGACGAGGATGTGCCCGGAGCCTTCGCGCGCGTCTCGGACCTGCTGGACCGCAAGGAGATTGCGAAGGACCCGCGCGCCGCGCTGGAGCGCATCAAGGGCGCGCACGACCCGCGCATGGGCTCCGTGTTCATCCGCGTGGGCGCGCAGATGGCGCGCACGCTGGAGAAGGCGCACGGCGCCGAGCGGCTGCGCACGTACCCGGCCGAGGGGCCGCTGTCCTTCTTCTCGGACTACCTGGCCGCGTGCGACGCGCAGAACCTGCCGGACACGGAGCGCTTCGGTGGGCCGCTGCGCGAGGACCTGCTGCGCTTCGTCGCGAGCTGGAAGCGCGCCGAGGTGCCGGCGCTGCGCCGCGAGCGGCTGGACGAGATGAAGAACCCGGAGCGCCACTGGCCGGCGATGCGCGAGGCGGCGGCGCGGGCTCCGGAGCTGCGGCCGGACTACTCGGATGAGCTGCTGCGCATCGCGGATGGCTATGCCCTGCGCAAGAAGTCCGCCGAGCGGCTGCGCTGGCTGGAGCTGGCGGTGGAATTGCAGCCGCGCAGCGTGGACGCGCGGGTGGCGCTGGCCCAGGCGCTGCTGGCGGCGAAGCGGGACGACGAGGTGTTGCCGCACCTGCGTGAGGCCCTGGCCACGCCGCAGGGCTCGCTGACGTTGACCCCGGGCGGGCTGCTCAAGCGCGTGGGCGAGGCGGAGTCTCCGCAGGTGGGGCTGGGGTTGCTGCGCGCGGGCGTGGCGCTGCACCCGGACTCGCCGGAGTTGTGGGAGGCGCTGGCGAAGCGCGAGGGCGCGCAGGGGCACAAGGCGGAGGCGAAGGCCGCGGCGAGACAGGCCCGGCGGGCCCGGGAGCTTGCGCCCTCGCCCACGCAGTCCGCGAGCCGTGCGGCCGCGGAGCGGGGCTCGAATGGGCCGGTGCCGGACGACCACGGGCTCGTGCGTCCGCGACAGCAGGCGCCCTGA
- a CDS encoding YIP1 family protein: MRIPCPYCPAFIIPGAESCGMCGASLLTEAVPGSGDAVCAVHPEYRSLRACGRCGSFACAKCLRQGPGGEIVCAACQERMPMGEVAWDRRQEVGTVRAFWETCMDVMFRPGPTFERLQPGGTVGSSLGFALLCNAVAYFTTALIYMAFMAVFPMPDDTMRSDNVSPAAFRALGVGMFAAMMVIAPIMGVLITLFISAVDHLLLKLVGASEHPYEVTLRGNALSQAPYLLGLIPFCGMYVAPLWGLALRVMAYRSLHSTSWGKAAFGALAAPILFCFVCGGFYAAMIMASSAFSR, encoded by the coding sequence ATGCGCATTCCCTGTCCCTACTGTCCCGCCTTCATCATCCCGGGTGCCGAGTCCTGCGGCATGTGTGGTGCCTCGCTGCTGACCGAGGCCGTGCCCGGCTCCGGTGACGCCGTCTGTGCCGTCCACCCGGAGTACCGCAGTCTGCGCGCCTGTGGCCGCTGTGGCAGCTTCGCGTGCGCGAAGTGCCTGCGGCAGGGCCCTGGTGGCGAGATTGTCTGCGCCGCCTGCCAGGAGCGCATGCCGATGGGCGAGGTGGCCTGGGACCGGCGCCAGGAGGTCGGCACGGTGCGGGCCTTCTGGGAGACGTGCATGGACGTCATGTTCCGTCCGGGGCCCACCTTCGAGCGGCTGCAGCCCGGCGGCACGGTGGGCAGCTCGCTCGGCTTCGCCCTGCTGTGCAACGCGGTGGCGTACTTCACCACGGCGCTCATCTACATGGCCTTCATGGCCGTGTTCCCGATGCCGGACGACACGATGCGGTCCGACAACGTGAGTCCGGCGGCGTTCCGGGCCCTCGGCGTGGGCATGTTCGCGGCGATGATGGTCATTGCCCCCATCATGGGCGTGCTCATCACGTTGTTCATCTCGGCCGTGGACCACCTCCTGCTCAAGCTGGTGGGCGCCTCCGAGCACCCGTACGAGGTGACGCTGCGGGGAAATGCCCTCTCGCAGGCGCCCTACCTGCTGGGCCTCATTCCCTTCTGCGGCATGTACGTGGCTCCGCTGTGGGGCCTCGCCCTGCGGGTGATGGCCTACCGGAGTCTGCACTCGACGAGCTGGGGCAAGGCGGCCTTCGGGGCGCTCGCGGCCCCCATCCTCTTCTGCTTCGTGTGCGGTGGTTTCTACGCGGCCATGATCATGGCCTCGTCGGCGTTCTCCCGCTGA
- a CDS encoding AraC family transcriptional regulator yields MSRRQTTEADYQRRLLRAQQVLHEHLDAPIDPAALARAAHFSLHHFHRIFRAQMGETVMEHVRRLRLERAARRLRADGDARLLDVALDAGYESHEAFTRAFVSRFGVPPSEFREQPASRVLAWKQAHAGAPGVDVQVRTYPTLRVAFMRHRGSWADVGQLWQRLMAWAASHGLLGSEPVLYGVCPDDPAVTPEALLRFDACIAVGEDFSATDEVEVMDLPGGTYAVGLHRGAYARLGETYLDVIGRWFPTSGCEPAPDAVIEHYLNDPERTPEAELLTEVRVRIAD; encoded by the coding sequence ATGTCTCGCCGGCAGACGACGGAAGCCGACTACCAGCGGCGCCTGCTGCGGGCGCAGCAGGTGCTGCACGAGCACCTGGACGCGCCCATCGACCCCGCCGCCCTGGCCCGGGCGGCGCACTTCTCGCTGCACCACTTCCACCGCATCTTCCGCGCGCAGATGGGGGAGACGGTGATGGAGCACGTGCGCCGCCTGCGCCTCGAGCGGGCCGCGCGCAGGCTCCGCGCCGACGGTGACGCGCGCCTGCTCGACGTCGCGCTCGACGCCGGCTACGAGTCCCACGAGGCCTTCACCCGCGCCTTCGTCTCCCGCTTCGGCGTGCCTCCGTCCGAGTTCCGCGAGCAGCCCGCGTCGCGAGTCCTCGCCTGGAAGCAGGCCCATGCCGGCGCGCCTGGAGTGGACGTCCAGGTGCGCACGTACCCCACGCTTCGCGTGGCCTTCATGCGCCACCGGGGGAGCTGGGCGGACGTCGGGCAGTTGTGGCAGCGGTTGATGGCATGGGCCGCGAGCCACGGGCTCCTCGGCTCGGAGCCCGTCCTCTACGGCGTGTGCCCGGATGACCCGGCGGTGACTCCGGAGGCCCTGCTGCGCTTCGACGCGTGTATCGCCGTCGGCGAGGACTTCTCGGCCACGGACGAGGTCGAGGTCATGGACCTTCCCGGAGGCACGTACGCCGTCGGCCTGCACCGGGGCGCGTACGCGCGGCTGGGCGAGACGTACCTCGACGTCATCGGGCGGTGGTTCCCCACCAGCGGCTGCGAGCCGGCGCCGGACGCCGTCATCGAGCACTACCTCAACGACCCCGAGCGAACGCCGGAAGCGGAGCTGCTCACCGAGGTCCGCGTACGCATCGCGGATTAG
- a CDS encoding GyrI-like domain-containing protein, whose translation MTPATFLRAVPPERGDSKMHAEYLKQDEDLVIIGPAIRTSSEKAGQDIPLFWQRFMREHLPALKDARDVYAVYCDYESDYRGPYTLVIGTRVSAEAPVPEGLRRVVIPRGEYARFIARGDPAQALVRSWAHVWNDWERRGARRYVADFERHDLAAMTRGTVEAEVHVGLT comes from the coding sequence ATGACTCCCGCTACCTTCCTCCGCGCCGTTCCACCCGAGCGCGGAGACTCGAAGATGCATGCGGAGTACCTGAAGCAGGACGAAGACCTCGTCATCATCGGCCCGGCGATACGCACCTCGTCCGAGAAGGCCGGACAGGACATCCCCCTCTTCTGGCAGCGATTCATGCGCGAGCACCTGCCCGCGCTGAAGGACGCGCGTGACGTCTACGCCGTCTATTGCGACTACGAGAGTGACTACCGTGGCCCCTACACCCTGGTCATCGGCACGCGAGTCAGCGCGGAGGCTCCGGTGCCCGAAGGCCTGCGCAGGGTGGTCATCCCTCGCGGCGAGTACGCCCGGTTCATCGCCCGGGGAGACCCGGCCCAGGCCCTCGTGCGGAGCTGGGCCCACGTCTGGAATGACTGGGAGCGGCGCGGAGCGCGGCGCTACGTCGCCGACTTCGAACGCCACGACCTGGCCGCCATGACCCGTGGCACCGTCGAGGCCGAGGTGCACGTGGGCCTGACCTGA
- a CDS encoding helix-turn-helix domain-containing protein, which translates to MDSLIAAAARALSAGDALGALRRVALREDPPALALRGIAMAQLGEHARARELFRRAARGFGPSEDLARARCRVAEAEVALAVRDLTASPRALDAAVETLEARGDRVNALHARLIAIRRLLLLGRVGDAEAALARLEVRGMPPALVAVAELATADISLRRVRTRPAREALERAHVAARRALVPALVAEVEQARAALEQPAARQLRAGSERALLLEEAEAVFDSGELVVDACHRAVRSGARDISLARRPVLFALARALAEAWPGGVDRDVLIARVFGARRVNDSHRVRLRVEVGRLRAVLAPLARVDATQSGFALIPTPARSISVLLPPIDGESASLLALLSDGEAWSTSALALALGESQRTVQRALAGLEASGRVHSVGRARARRWLSPPLTGFTTTLLLPAALPAAY; encoded by the coding sequence ATGGACTCACTGATTGCCGCGGCCGCGCGAGCGCTCTCCGCCGGTGACGCGCTGGGCGCCTTGAGACGCGTGGCCCTTCGTGAGGACCCTCCTGCGCTCGCGTTGAGAGGCATCGCGATGGCCCAGCTCGGAGAGCATGCGCGGGCGCGAGAGCTGTTCCGGCGTGCTGCTCGTGGCTTCGGTCCCAGCGAAGACCTCGCACGTGCGCGTTGCCGCGTGGCCGAGGCGGAGGTGGCGCTCGCGGTGCGGGACCTCACCGCGTCGCCTCGTGCGCTCGATGCGGCTGTCGAGACGCTCGAAGCCCGGGGCGACCGGGTGAATGCACTGCATGCGCGGCTCATCGCGATACGCCGGCTCCTGCTGCTCGGCCGCGTCGGTGATGCCGAGGCCGCGCTTGCACGCCTGGAGGTGCGCGGCATGCCTCCCGCGCTCGTGGCCGTAGCGGAGCTGGCCACGGCGGACATCTCCCTGCGCCGCGTCCGCACCCGTCCTGCACGTGAGGCGCTCGAACGGGCCCATGTCGCCGCACGACGAGCGCTCGTGCCCGCACTGGTCGCTGAAGTCGAGCAGGCACGCGCGGCGCTCGAACAGCCCGCCGCGCGTCAGCTTCGCGCGGGCTCCGAGCGCGCGCTCCTGCTCGAAGAGGCGGAGGCCGTGTTCGACTCGGGTGAGTTGGTCGTCGATGCCTGCCATCGTGCGGTACGAAGCGGCGCCCGGGACATCTCTCTTGCTCGAAGGCCTGTGCTCTTCGCGCTGGCCCGTGCGTTGGCGGAGGCCTGGCCGGGCGGCGTCGACCGCGACGTCCTGATTGCTCGCGTCTTCGGCGCGCGCCGGGTCAATGACTCCCATCGCGTGCGCCTCCGGGTGGAAGTCGGCCGCCTTCGCGCGGTGCTCGCGCCCCTGGCCCGTGTCGACGCCACGCAGAGCGGCTTCGCGCTCATCCCGACACCCGCGCGCTCCATCTCCGTGCTCCTGCCGCCCATCGACGGAGAGTCCGCGTCGCTGCTCGCGCTGCTCTCCGATGGAGAAGCCTGGTCGACCTCGGCGCTCGCACTGGCGCTGGGCGAGAGTCAGCGCACGGTGCAGCGGGCGCTCGCCGGGCTGGAGGCCTCGGGCCGGGTGCACTCCGTGGGACGCGCTCGCGCCCGCCGCTGGCTGTCGCCGCCACTCACCGGATTCACGACGACGTTGTTACTCCCCGCCGCGCTGCCGGCCGCGTACTGA
- a CDS encoding Vgb family protein — translation MASTRSKTAKTQVRPAEVVREYGPFSGSGKVHGVTHDGRHVWAATGEKLVAFDPASGKSVRTLDVASDAGTAFDGKHLFQLAEARIDKIDPETGKVLKSIPAPGGGKDSGLTWAEGSLWVGQYRDRKIHQIDPETGAILRTIESNRFVTGVTWVDGELWHGTWEGDASDVRRIHPQTGEVLERIEMPAGVMVSGLESDGGELFFCGGGPSGKVRAVRRPKGAGP, via the coding sequence ATGGCGAGCACCCGAAGCAAGACAGCGAAGACGCAAGTGCGGCCCGCTGAAGTCGTGCGGGAATACGGCCCGTTCTCAGGGAGCGGCAAGGTACACGGCGTCACGCATGATGGCCGCCACGTCTGGGCCGCCACCGGCGAGAAGCTCGTCGCCTTCGACCCCGCGAGCGGCAAGTCCGTGCGGACGCTGGACGTCGCCTCGGACGCGGGCACCGCGTTCGACGGCAAGCACCTGTTCCAGCTCGCGGAGGCCCGCATCGACAAAATCGACCCGGAGACGGGCAAGGTCCTCAAGTCGATACCGGCGCCTGGCGGCGGCAAGGACTCCGGGCTCACCTGGGCCGAGGGCTCGCTCTGGGTCGGCCAGTACCGGGACCGGAAGATTCATCAAATCGACCCGGAGACGGGCGCCATCCTGCGCACCATCGAGTCCAACCGCTTCGTCACCGGCGTGACGTGGGTGGACGGCGAGCTCTGGCACGGCACCTGGGAGGGAGATGCGAGCGACGTGCGTCGCATCCACCCGCAGACAGGAGAGGTGCTGGAACGGATCGAGATGCCTGCCGGAGTCATGGTGAGCGGGCTCGAGTCGGATGGAGGCGAGTTGTTCTTCTGCGGCGGCGGGCCGAGCGGAAAGGTCCGCGCCGTGCGGCGACCGAAAGGAGCAGGCCCATGA
- a CDS encoding DUF899 domain-containing protein — protein MNHRIVSREEWLAARKQLMLKEKEFTHARESLSRERRELPWVRVDKPYVFQGAEGAVTLSELFQGRSQLVVYHFMFAPEWETACKSCSFWADSFNGIVPHLAQRDVSFVAISRAPFAKLQEFERRMGWSFRWVSSGGTDFNFDYFVSFTPEELAAQRSTYNYGPNGLSKSDLPGISAFYKDERGDVFHTYSCYARGIDMMNTAYQYLDLTPKGRDEQALPYPMAWVKLHDEYR, from the coding sequence ATGAATCACAGAATCGTCTCGCGCGAGGAGTGGCTGGCCGCGCGCAAGCAATTGATGCTCAAGGAGAAGGAGTTCACCCACGCGAGAGAGTCATTGAGCCGCGAGCGGCGTGAGCTTCCCTGGGTGCGCGTGGACAAGCCGTACGTCTTCCAGGGAGCCGAGGGCGCGGTGACGCTGTCGGAGCTCTTCCAGGGACGCAGCCAGCTCGTCGTGTATCACTTCATGTTCGCCCCGGAGTGGGAGACGGCTTGCAAGAGCTGCTCCTTCTGGGCGGACAGCTTCAACGGCATCGTGCCGCACCTGGCGCAGCGGGATGTGTCGTTCGTCGCGATTTCGCGTGCGCCCTTCGCGAAGCTCCAGGAGTTCGAGCGCCGCATGGGGTGGAGCTTCCGCTGGGTGTCCTCGGGCGGGACGGACTTCAACTTCGACTACTTCGTCTCCTTCACGCCGGAGGAGCTCGCCGCGCAGCGGTCGACGTACAACTACGGACCGAACGGGCTCTCCAAGTCGGACCTGCCCGGCATCAGCGCGTTCTACAAGGACGAGCGCGGTGACGTCTTCCACACGTACTCCTGCTACGCGCGTGGAATCGACATGATGAACACGGCGTACCAGTACCTGGACCTCACGCCCAAGGGCCGCGACGAGCAGGCGCTCCCCTATCCGATGGCCTGGGTGAAGCTGCACGACGAGTACCGGTGA